A single window of Gossypium hirsutum isolate 1008001.06 chromosome A10, Gossypium_hirsutum_v2.1, whole genome shotgun sequence DNA harbors:
- the LOC107936651 gene encoding uncharacterized protein isoform X1, whose product MLAPCMCMCNPKGLLNRKYLEDPCVWVESNTTTLSILSSRAEIGLGWLLLVSLFSWQRNIVQTFMYWQHADESVVDPPLYVLTTQTLTRRSRLGSWNFWHRLIMFEQHCNIENLGRVNKVKVKRRITVESLQLEPPCNQSMEKFFVALQTWPRRYGRIRHATSKRSKHFILLI is encoded by the exons ATGCTTGCGCCATGCATGTGCATGTGTAACCCCAAGGGTTTATTGAACAGGAAGTATTTGGAAGATCCTTGTGTATGGGTAGAATCAAACACCACCACCTTGAGCATTCTATCATCACGTGCTGAGATTGGACTTGGCTGGCTTCTACTTGTTTCCTTATTCTC GTGGCAACGCAACATTGTACAAACTTTCATGTACTGGCAG CATGCTGATGAGAGTGTTGTTGATCCTCCACTTTATGTTCTTACCACTCAAACACTAACAAG GAGATCCAGATTAGGAAGTTGGAACTTTTGGCATcga CTTATCATGTTTGAGCAACATTGCAATATTGAAAATCTTGGTCGAGTTAACAAAGTTAAGGTCAAAAGGCGAATCACAGTGGAGAGTTTGCAATTAGAACCACCTTGTAATCAG AGCATGGAGAAATTCTTTGTAGCACttcaaacctggcccagacgttatggccggatccgacatgccacatcgaagcgttcaaaacattttatattgttgatatAG
- the LOC107936651 gene encoding uncharacterized protein isoform X2 — MKYLEDPCVWVESNTTTLSILSSRAEIGLGWLLLVSLFSWQRNIVQTFMYWQHADESVVDPPLYVLTTQTLTRRSRLGSWNFWHRLIMFEQHCNIENLGRVNKVKVKRRITVESLQLEPPCNQSMEKFFVALQTWPRRYGRIRHATSKRSKHFILLI; from the exons AT GAAGTATTTGGAAGATCCTTGTGTATGGGTAGAATCAAACACCACCACCTTGAGCATTCTATCATCACGTGCTGAGATTGGACTTGGCTGGCTTCTACTTGTTTCCTTATTCTC GTGGCAACGCAACATTGTACAAACTTTCATGTACTGGCAG CATGCTGATGAGAGTGTTGTTGATCCTCCACTTTATGTTCTTACCACTCAAACACTAACAAG GAGATCCAGATTAGGAAGTTGGAACTTTTGGCATcga CTTATCATGTTTGAGCAACATTGCAATATTGAAAATCTTGGTCGAGTTAACAAAGTTAAGGTCAAAAGGCGAATCACAGTGGAGAGTTTGCAATTAGAACCACCTTGTAATCAG AGCATGGAGAAATTCTTTGTAGCACttcaaacctggcccagacgttatggccggatccgacatgccacatcgaagcgttcaaaacattttatattgttgatatAG
- the LOC107936651 gene encoding uncharacterized protein isoform X3: MLAPCMCMCNPKGLLNRKYLEDPCVWVESNTTTLSILSSRAEIGLGWLLLVSLFSWQRNIVQTFMYWQHADESVVDPPLYVLTTQTLTRRSRLGSWNFWHRLIMFEQHCNIENLGRVNKVKVKRRITVESLQLEPPCNQLANFIIYRAWRNSL, encoded by the exons ATGCTTGCGCCATGCATGTGCATGTGTAACCCCAAGGGTTTATTGAACAGGAAGTATTTGGAAGATCCTTGTGTATGGGTAGAATCAAACACCACCACCTTGAGCATTCTATCATCACGTGCTGAGATTGGACTTGGCTGGCTTCTACTTGTTTCCTTATTCTC GTGGCAACGCAACATTGTACAAACTTTCATGTACTGGCAG CATGCTGATGAGAGTGTTGTTGATCCTCCACTTTATGTTCTTACCACTCAAACACTAACAAG GAGATCCAGATTAGGAAGTTGGAACTTTTGGCATcga CTTATCATGTTTGAGCAACATTGCAATATTGAAAATCTTGGTCGAGTTAACAAAGTTAAGGTCAAAAGGCGAATCACAGTGGAGAGTTTGCAATTAGAACCACCTTGTAATCAG TTGGCGAATTTCATAATCTACAGAGCATGGAGAAATTCTTTGTAG
- the LOC107936651 gene encoding uncharacterized protein isoform X5: MKYLEDPCVWVESNTTTLSILSSRAEIGLGWLLLVSLFSWQRNIVQTFMYWQHADESVVDPPLYVLTTQTLTRRSRLGSWNFWHRLIMFEQHCNIENLGRVNKVKVKRRITVESLQLEPPCNQLANFIIYRAWRNSL; this comes from the exons AT GAAGTATTTGGAAGATCCTTGTGTATGGGTAGAATCAAACACCACCACCTTGAGCATTCTATCATCACGTGCTGAGATTGGACTTGGCTGGCTTCTACTTGTTTCCTTATTCTC GTGGCAACGCAACATTGTACAAACTTTCATGTACTGGCAG CATGCTGATGAGAGTGTTGTTGATCCTCCACTTTATGTTCTTACCACTCAAACACTAACAAG GAGATCCAGATTAGGAAGTTGGAACTTTTGGCATcga CTTATCATGTTTGAGCAACATTGCAATATTGAAAATCTTGGTCGAGTTAACAAAGTTAAGGTCAAAAGGCGAATCACAGTGGAGAGTTTGCAATTAGAACCACCTTGTAATCAG TTGGCGAATTTCATAATCTACAGAGCATGGAGAAATTCTTTGTAG
- the LOC107936651 gene encoding uncharacterized protein isoform X4, which yields MLAPCMCMCNPKGLLNRKYLEDPCVWVESNTTTLSILSSRAEIGLGWLLLVSLFSWQRNIVQTFMYWQHADESVVDPPLYVLTTQTLTRRSRLGSWNFWHRLIMFEQHCNIENLGRVNKVKVKRRITVESLQLEPPCNQLGL from the exons ATGCTTGCGCCATGCATGTGCATGTGTAACCCCAAGGGTTTATTGAACAGGAAGTATTTGGAAGATCCTTGTGTATGGGTAGAATCAAACACCACCACCTTGAGCATTCTATCATCACGTGCTGAGATTGGACTTGGCTGGCTTCTACTTGTTTCCTTATTCTC GTGGCAACGCAACATTGTACAAACTTTCATGTACTGGCAG CATGCTGATGAGAGTGTTGTTGATCCTCCACTTTATGTTCTTACCACTCAAACACTAACAAG GAGATCCAGATTAGGAAGTTGGAACTTTTGGCATcga CTTATCATGTTTGAGCAACATTGCAATATTGAAAATCTTGGTCGAGTTAACAAAGTTAAGGTCAAAAGGCGAATCACAGTGGAGAGTTTGCAATTAGAACCACCTTGTAATCAG TTAGGCTTGTAG